The following coding sequences lie in one Alosa sapidissima isolate fAloSap1 chromosome 15, fAloSap1.pri, whole genome shotgun sequence genomic window:
- the LOC121683903 gene encoding NTPase KAP family P-loop domain-containing protein 1-like isoform X1 produces the protein MNQKAETVLDDVYAYSLSRALIKVAPPATVGLFSNCPSRTETVLKKIRTYMNREAEWREKKHKDDRPNPASRSFLSLLLSIVFLRPMWSEEEERRRKRVRWIFVRFSAWHFAGCDKLWAGLVIRLFKALQKDFGEIPLSVYRSSQHPYPKKIQRGGKETSWKFRKFLFVPLWLAVLFAIVISIGASVVLIKSGFQMKREIALTWTTLMESVAIGALALPAMAGLRFFLLTFKNLFYNQGRNILKKMNSTTVSDQLGFMNKVRKEVAVLADFIHFMEIFEKRKVRVVLEITNLDRCSPDKIIQTLEAINILLSGDNVPFVSILAIDPSVVVKSLENSIFFARSHSNSYDFLNQIVTLPFNVPEMCIESKCSAFKVLANSHLEVCTVEEESDESRDLNSKKSIQLSVLEDAESTVPFIRKTKWDEGSLEMALTWEIWAKKVKTMTKEALEFTYDQSKPLHMYLFGNSVHMRRIINSVRVSIIVMDAAYGGDVVASDIATWVVLANNWPCRLSWILQCVEDWHQRADMHESVSAPTLTKPLWEVFIESRHELQELQSSTECILEQDGDPELFQRFLNVDFRFTVREVVRFKPCTVNLDHSIKKELARFRENRRRNIAANNSRVRPQIGKIADMSTDDIGNEMERLNLPEKCQQLLMASGLDGAALAYGNEDEIRQTLQMTSQEWSILYRRLMGLKTCSKH, from the exons ATGAACCAAAAAG CAGAAACCGTCCTTGATGATGTCTACGCATACAGCCTGTCCAGGGCGCTGATTAAGGTGGCACCACCGGCTACTGTGGGCCTGTTCTCCAACTGCCCGAGCCGAACAGAAACGGTTCTGAAGAAAATCAGGA CTTACATGAACCGAGAGGCGGAATGGCGGGAGAAGAAGCACAAAGACGACAGGCCCAATCCAGCTTCCAGAagtttcctctccctcctcctctccattgtCTTCTTGCGGCCCATGtggagtgaggaagaggagcggaggaggaagagggtgcGGTGGATATTCGTGCGGTTTAGCGCTTGGCACTTTGCGGGCTGTGACAAGCTCTGGGCAGGCTTGGTGATCCGCCTCTTCAAGGCCCTCCAGAAGGACTTTGGAGAGATCCCGCTGTCTGTGTACCGGTCCAGCCAGCATCCTTACCCTAAGAAGATCCAGAGGGGAGGCAAGGAGACCAGCTGGAAGTTCAGGAAGTTTCTCTTCGTGCCACTTTGGTTAGCTGTTCTATTTGCGATTGTCATAAGCATCGGAGCGAGCGTTGTGCTTATCAAGTCCGGCTTCCAAATGAAACGTGAGATCGCACTGACCTGGACAACGCTAATGGAGTCGGTGGCCATCGGAGCCCTGGCTCTTCCTGCCATGGCAGGCCTGCGCTTTTTCTTACTTACATTCAAAAACCTGTTCTACAACCAAGGCAGGAACATTCTGAAGAAGATGAACAGCACAACAGTCAGTGATCAGCTGGGGTTTATGAACAAAGTGAGGAAAGAGGTAGCCGTGTTGGCCGACTTCATCCACTTCATGGAGATCTTTGAGAAGAGGAAAGTGCGGGTGGTTCTGGAGATCACCAACCTGGATCGCTGCAGCCCTGATAAAATAATTCAGACACTGGAAGCCATCAATATCCTGTTGTCAGGTGACAATGTGCCATTTGTTTCCATTCTAGCTATAGACCCAAGTGTTGTTGTGAAGAGCTTGGAGAACTCTATTTTCTTTGCCAGATCACACTCGAACAGCTATGATTTTCTGAATCAGATTGTTACCCTGCCATTCAACGTGCCTGAAATGTGCATCGAGTCTAAGTGTTCGGCATTCAAAGTGCTTGCCAACAGTCATCTCGAAGTGTGCACAGTTGAAGAGGAAAGTGACGAGTCTAGAGATCTGAACTCAAAAAAATCTATTCAGCTCTCGGTGCTTGAGGACGCTGAGAGCACAGTCCCTTTCATTAGAAAAACCAAATGGGACGAGGGGTCTCTTGAGATGGCACTGACATGGGAGATCTGGgcaaaaaaagtcaaaacaaTGACCAAGGAGGCTTTAGAGTTTACATACGATCAAAGCAAACCACTGCACATGTACCTGTTCGGAAACAGTGTGCACATGCGAAGGATTATCAACTCTGTGCGAGTCTCCATCATAGTCATGGATGCTGCTTATGGCGGTGATGTTGTGGCATCAGACATTGCCACCTGGGTGGTTCTGGCCAATAACTGGCCGTGCCGACTGAGTTGGATTCTGCAATGTGTGGAGGACTGGCATCAGAGGGCAGACATGCACGAGAGCGTCAGTGCACCGACGCTAACTAAACCGCTTTGGGAGGTCTTCATTGAGTCCAGGCATGAACTACAAGAACTCCAGAGCAGCACTGAATGCATTCTAGAGCAGGACGGAGACCCAGAACTGTTTCAGAGGTTCCTAAATGTGGATTTTAGATTCACGGTTAGAGAGGTGGTGAGGTTTAAGCCGTGCACTGTCAACCTGGACCACTCCATCAAGAAAGAATTAGCTAGGTTTAGAGAGAATAGAAGGAGAAACATCGCTGCAAACAACTCCCGTGTACGTCCCCAGATAGGGAAAATTGCTGACATGAGCACAGACGACATTGGCAAtgag atggagaggttGAACCTGCCAGAGAAGTGCCAGCAGTTGCTTATGGCTAGTGGACTTGATGGG
- the LOC121683903 gene encoding NTPase KAP family P-loop domain-containing protein 1-like isoform X2: MNQKETVLDDVYAYSLSRALIKVAPPATVGLFSNCPSRTETVLKKIRTYMNREAEWREKKHKDDRPNPASRSFLSLLLSIVFLRPMWSEEEERRRKRVRWIFVRFSAWHFAGCDKLWAGLVIRLFKALQKDFGEIPLSVYRSSQHPYPKKIQRGGKETSWKFRKFLFVPLWLAVLFAIVISIGASVVLIKSGFQMKREIALTWTTLMESVAIGALALPAMAGLRFFLLTFKNLFYNQGRNILKKMNSTTVSDQLGFMNKVRKEVAVLADFIHFMEIFEKRKVRVVLEITNLDRCSPDKIIQTLEAINILLSGDNVPFVSILAIDPSVVVKSLENSIFFARSHSNSYDFLNQIVTLPFNVPEMCIESKCSAFKVLANSHLEVCTVEEESDESRDLNSKKSIQLSVLEDAESTVPFIRKTKWDEGSLEMALTWEIWAKKVKTMTKEALEFTYDQSKPLHMYLFGNSVHMRRIINSVRVSIIVMDAAYGGDVVASDIATWVVLANNWPCRLSWILQCVEDWHQRADMHESVSAPTLTKPLWEVFIESRHELQELQSSTECILEQDGDPELFQRFLNVDFRFTVREVVRFKPCTVNLDHSIKKELARFRENRRRNIAANNSRVRPQIGKIADMSTDDIGNEMERLNLPEKCQQLLMASGLDGAALAYGNEDEIRQTLQMTSQEWSILYRRLMGLKTCSKH; the protein is encoded by the exons ATGAACCAAAAAG AAACCGTCCTTGATGATGTCTACGCATACAGCCTGTCCAGGGCGCTGATTAAGGTGGCACCACCGGCTACTGTGGGCCTGTTCTCCAACTGCCCGAGCCGAACAGAAACGGTTCTGAAGAAAATCAGGA CTTACATGAACCGAGAGGCGGAATGGCGGGAGAAGAAGCACAAAGACGACAGGCCCAATCCAGCTTCCAGAagtttcctctccctcctcctctccattgtCTTCTTGCGGCCCATGtggagtgaggaagaggagcggaggaggaagagggtgcGGTGGATATTCGTGCGGTTTAGCGCTTGGCACTTTGCGGGCTGTGACAAGCTCTGGGCAGGCTTGGTGATCCGCCTCTTCAAGGCCCTCCAGAAGGACTTTGGAGAGATCCCGCTGTCTGTGTACCGGTCCAGCCAGCATCCTTACCCTAAGAAGATCCAGAGGGGAGGCAAGGAGACCAGCTGGAAGTTCAGGAAGTTTCTCTTCGTGCCACTTTGGTTAGCTGTTCTATTTGCGATTGTCATAAGCATCGGAGCGAGCGTTGTGCTTATCAAGTCCGGCTTCCAAATGAAACGTGAGATCGCACTGACCTGGACAACGCTAATGGAGTCGGTGGCCATCGGAGCCCTGGCTCTTCCTGCCATGGCAGGCCTGCGCTTTTTCTTACTTACATTCAAAAACCTGTTCTACAACCAAGGCAGGAACATTCTGAAGAAGATGAACAGCACAACAGTCAGTGATCAGCTGGGGTTTATGAACAAAGTGAGGAAAGAGGTAGCCGTGTTGGCCGACTTCATCCACTTCATGGAGATCTTTGAGAAGAGGAAAGTGCGGGTGGTTCTGGAGATCACCAACCTGGATCGCTGCAGCCCTGATAAAATAATTCAGACACTGGAAGCCATCAATATCCTGTTGTCAGGTGACAATGTGCCATTTGTTTCCATTCTAGCTATAGACCCAAGTGTTGTTGTGAAGAGCTTGGAGAACTCTATTTTCTTTGCCAGATCACACTCGAACAGCTATGATTTTCTGAATCAGATTGTTACCCTGCCATTCAACGTGCCTGAAATGTGCATCGAGTCTAAGTGTTCGGCATTCAAAGTGCTTGCCAACAGTCATCTCGAAGTGTGCACAGTTGAAGAGGAAAGTGACGAGTCTAGAGATCTGAACTCAAAAAAATCTATTCAGCTCTCGGTGCTTGAGGACGCTGAGAGCACAGTCCCTTTCATTAGAAAAACCAAATGGGACGAGGGGTCTCTTGAGATGGCACTGACATGGGAGATCTGGgcaaaaaaagtcaaaacaaTGACCAAGGAGGCTTTAGAGTTTACATACGATCAAAGCAAACCACTGCACATGTACCTGTTCGGAAACAGTGTGCACATGCGAAGGATTATCAACTCTGTGCGAGTCTCCATCATAGTCATGGATGCTGCTTATGGCGGTGATGTTGTGGCATCAGACATTGCCACCTGGGTGGTTCTGGCCAATAACTGGCCGTGCCGACTGAGTTGGATTCTGCAATGTGTGGAGGACTGGCATCAGAGGGCAGACATGCACGAGAGCGTCAGTGCACCGACGCTAACTAAACCGCTTTGGGAGGTCTTCATTGAGTCCAGGCATGAACTACAAGAACTCCAGAGCAGCACTGAATGCATTCTAGAGCAGGACGGAGACCCAGAACTGTTTCAGAGGTTCCTAAATGTGGATTTTAGATTCACGGTTAGAGAGGTGGTGAGGTTTAAGCCGTGCACTGTCAACCTGGACCACTCCATCAAGAAAGAATTAGCTAGGTTTAGAGAGAATAGAAGGAGAAACATCGCTGCAAACAACTCCCGTGTACGTCCCCAGATAGGGAAAATTGCTGACATGAGCACAGACGACATTGGCAAtgag atggagaggttGAACCTGCCAGAGAAGTGCCAGCAGTTGCTTATGGCTAGTGGACTTGATGGG